One genomic segment of Vibrio quintilis includes these proteins:
- a CDS encoding non-oxidative hydroxyarylic acid decarboxylases subunit D produces the protein MICPRCGHAHIELLAKSPVPDVWTVHQCQLCLYTWRSTEPLRRTSREHYPEAFKITQADMDNAPEVPRVPPLLSESDI, from the coding sequence ATGATTTGCCCAAGATGTGGCCATGCGCATATAGAACTGCTGGCAAAATCACCGGTTCCGGACGTCTGGACCGTGCACCAGTGCCAGCTGTGCCTTTACACCTGGCGCTCCACTGAACCGCTGCGCCGGACCAGCCGCGAACATTACCCGGAAGCGTTTAAAATCACTCAGGCAGATATGGATAATGCCCCGGAAGTCCCGCGTGTTCCGCCACTGCTTAGTGAGAGTGATATTTAA